A genomic stretch from Microtus pennsylvanicus isolate mMicPen1 chromosome 11, mMicPen1.hap1, whole genome shotgun sequence includes:
- the Aldoc gene encoding fructose-bisphosphate aldolase C translates to MPHSYPALSVEQKKELSDIALRIVAPGKGILAADESVGSMAKRLSQIGVENTEENRRLYRQVLFSADDRVKKCIGGVIFFHETLYQKDDNGVPFVRTIQDKGILVGIKVDKGVVPLAGTDGETTTQGLDGLLERCAQYKKDGADFAKWRCVLKISDRTPSALAILENANVLARYASICQQNGIVPIVEPEILPDGDHDLKRCQYVTEKVLAAVYKALSDHHVYLEGTLLKPNMVTPGHACPIKYSPEEIAMATVTALRRTVPPAVPGVTFLSGGQSEEEASLNLNAINRCPLPRPWALTFSYGRALQASALNAWRGQRDNAGAATEEFIKRAEMNGLAAQGRYEGSGDGGAAAQSLYVANHAY, encoded by the exons ATGCCCCACTCGTACCCAGCCCTTTCTGTTGAGCAGAAGAAGGAGCTGTCTGATATTGCCTTACGGATTGTGGCCCCAGGAAAAGGCATTTTGGCTGCAGATGAGTCCGTAG GAAGCATGGCTAAAAGGCTGAGCCAAATTGGGGTAGAGAACACTGAGGAGAATCGCCGGCTGTACCGCCAGGTCCTGTTCAGCGCTGATGACCGTGTGAAAAAGTGTATTGGTGGCGTTATCTTCTTCCATGAGACACTCTACCAGAAAGATGACAATGGTGTCCCCTTTGTCCGGACCATCCAGGATAAGGGCATTCTTGTAGGCATCAAG GTTGACAAGGGTGTAGTGCCTCTTGCCGGGACTGATGGGGAAACCACCACTCAAG ggctggatgGACTCTTGGAACGCTGTGCTCAGTATAAGAAAGATGGTGCTGATTTTGCCAAGTGGCGCTGTGTACTGAAGATCAGTGATCGCACACCCTCAGCACTGGCCATTCTGGAGAATGCCAACGTGCTGGCCCGCTATGCCAGCATCTGCCAGCAG AATGGTATCGTGCCTATTGTGGAGCCTGAGATCCTGCCTGACGGAGACCATGACCTCAAACGTTGCCAGTATGTTACAGAGAAG GTCCTCGCTGCTGTGTACAAGGCCCTGAGTGATCATCATGTATACCTGGAGGGAACTCTACTCAAGCCCAACATGGTAACCCCTGGCCATGCCTGTCCCATCAAGTATAGCCCGGAAGAGATCGCCATGGCTACTGTCACTGCCCTGCGTCGTACTGTGCCCCCAGCCGTCCCAG GAGTGACATTCTTGTCCGGAGGTCAGAGCGAAGAGGAGGCATCCCTCAACCTCAATGCCATCAATCGCTGCCCACTTCCCCGGCCCTGGGCCCTCACCTTCTCCTATGGACGTGCCCTGCAGGCATCTGCCCTCAATGCCTGGAGAGGACAAAGGGACAACGCTGGGGCTGCTACTGAGGAGTTTATCAAGCGGGCAGAG ATGAACGGGCTTGCAGCCCAGGGCAGGTATGAAGGCAGTGGAGATGGTGGAGCTGCAGCACAGTCGCTCTATGTTGCCAACCATGCCTACTGA
- the Pigs gene encoding GPI-anchor transamidase component PIGS, giving the protein MAAAGAAATDLEVVRGKRAALFFAAVAILLGLPLWWKTTETYRAPLPYSQISGLNALQLRLMVPVTVVFTRDSVPLDDQEKLPFTVVHEREIPLKYKMKIKCRFQKAYRRALDHEEDALSLGSVHEAEAMLAEPEKQAEGSLTVYVISEHSTLLPQDMMSYIGPERTAVIRGLMHREAFNIIGRRIIQVAQAMSLTEDVLAAALADHLPEDKWSSDKRRPLKSSLGYEITFSLLNPDPKSHDVHWDIEGAVQRYVKPFLNALSAAGNFSVDSQILYYAMLGVNPRFDPASSSYYLAMHSLPHVINPVESRLGSSAASLYPVLNFLLYVPELAHSPLYIQDKDGAPVATNAFHSPRWGGIMIYNVDPKIYNASDLPVRVEVNMVQVMEVFLAQLRLLFGIAQPQVPPKCLLSRPKSEGLMTWELDQLLWARSVENLATATTTLTSLAQLLGKISNIVIKDDVASEVYRAVAAVQKAAEELALGHLSSAFVASQEAVTSSERAFFDPSLLHLLYFPDDQKFAIYIPLFLPMAVPILLSLVKIFLETHKSWKKSEKKD; this is encoded by the exons ATGGCGGCCGCGGGGGCAGCGGCTACGGACCTAG AGGTGGTCCGGGGCAAGCGCGCCGCGTTGTTTTTCGCGGCGGTGGCCATCCTGCTGGGACTGCCACTCTGGTGGAAGACCACGGAGACCTACCGGGCACCGTTGCCCTACTCCCAGATCAGTGGGCTGAATGCCTTGCAG CTCCGGCTCATGGTTCCAGTCACAGTTGTGTTTACTCGGGACTCTGTGCCCCTGGACGACCAGGAGAAGCTCCCGTTCACCgttgtgcatgagagagagatcCCTTTGAAAT acaaaatgaaaatcaagtgCCGCTTCCAGAAGGCCTACCGGAGAGCTTTGGACCACGAGGAGGACGCCTTGTCACTGGGCAGTGTACATG AGGCAGAAGCCATGTTAGCTGAGccagagaagcaagcagaggGCTCCCTGACTGTGTACGTGATCTCTGAacactccacccttcttccccag GACATGATGAGCTATATTGGACCTGAGAGGACAGCAGTCATCCGGGGGCTAATGCACCGGGAAGCCTTCAACATCATCGGCCGTCGCATCATCCAAGTAGCCCAGGCCATGTCTCTGACGGAGGATGTGCTTGCTGCTGCTCTGGCCGACCACCTCCCTGAGGACAAGTGGAGCTCTGATAAGAGGAGGCCtctcaagtccagcctgg GCTATGAGATCACTTTTAGTTTACTCAACCCAGACCCCAAGTCCCATGACGTCCACTGGGACATCGAGGGGGCCGTCCAGCGCTATGTGAAGCCTTTCCTGAATGCCCTCAGTGCTGCTGGCAATTTCTCTGTGGACTCTCAG ATCCTTTACTATGCCATGTTGGGAGTGAACCCCCGCTTTGACCCAGCCTCATCGAGCTACTACTTGGCCATGCACAGCCTCCCCCATGTCATCAACCCAGTGGAGTCCCGGCTGG GATCCAGCGCTGCCTCCCTGTACCCTGTGCTCAACTTTCTACTCTATGTGCCTGAGCTCGCCCACTCCCCTCTGTACATTCAGGACAAGGATGGGGCTCCAGTGGCCACCAATGCCTTCCACAGTCCTCGCTGGGGTGGCATTATG ATATACAATGTTGATCCCAAAATCTATAATGCCTCTGATCTGCCAGTGAGAGTTGAGGTGAACATGGTACAAGTGATGGAGGTGTTCCTGGCTCAGTTGAG GCTTCTCTTTGGGATTGCTCAGCCCCAGGTGCCTCCAAAATGCCTGCTTTCAAGACCAAAGAGTGAAGGACTCATGACCTGGGAACTGGACCAATTGCTTTGGGCTCGGTCAGTGGAGAACTTggccacagccaccaccaccctcacctcCCTGGCCCAACTTCTGGGCAAGATCAGCAACATTGTCATCAAGGATGATGTGGCATCTGAG GTTTACAGGGCTGTGGCTGCAGTCCAGAAGGCTGCGGAGGAGCTAGCCCTTGGGCACCTGTCGTCTGCTTTTGTGGCCAGCCAGGAGGCTGTGACATCTTCTGAGCGTGCCTTTTTTGATCCCTCGCTCCTCCACCtcttgtatttccctgatgaccaGAAATTTGCTATATATATCCCACTTTTCCTGCCTATGGCTGtccccatcctcctgtctctggtcAAGATCTTTCTGGAAACTCACAAGTCCTGGAAAAAGTCTGAGAAGAAAGATTGA